GGAAGGCGCCGCTCACGCAGCCGAACTGCGTCGTCGTCGTCGGGCTGACGGTGAACTTGTTGATGGCCGGGATCGCGAGCGTCACGGCGACGGCGGCGCTGTCGCCGGCCGTATCGCTCAGCGTGACGGTGCAGCTCTTCGCGATCGCGCCGATGCCGAAGGCGGCGATCGCCGCGCTCCCGCCGGCGGCCGGCAGCGTCGCCGGCTCGACCGAGATCCCCTTGGCCGCGGTGGCGCAGGCGCCGGCGCTGAGGGTCGTCTTGCCGGCGAAGCCGCTCACGGTCAGCGCGACGATCTGATTGAGCTGCGTGATCGTGATCGCTTGCGGCGCGACGGTGCCGGCGCGCGGGGCGCGCGTGACCGCCAGCGTCGTGCGCGGCTTGCGCGCGGCCGACTGCACGACGACGATGGTCTGATAGCTCGCTCCGACGGTGCCCGTCTCGCCGTTCGAATCGCTCACGTCGAGCGTGCACGACGCGGGCGGCGTCCCGACGGCGTAGGTGACGAACATCGTCGGCGTTCCGCTCACCGCCGTTTGCGGCTGCCCGGCGCCGGCGACGTAGATGCCGCCGTCGGCGCCGGCGCACGACGAGTCGGTTGTCGCGGTATAGTCGACGCCGGCCGTATCGTTCTGTACCAGGAAGGTCGACGTCGGCGTGTCGTTGGTCAGCGCGACCGGATCGGGACTCAGGTCGAGTCCCGACGACGCGTTGCTCGCGACCGGCGGCGCGGTATGCGTCGAGACGCAGCCGGCCAGCAGAAGAACGGCCAGGACGCCAAGGGCCGGCGCGCGACGTGCGGTCATGTTCGGCCGAGTATGGCAGAAAGAACGCGGTGCGCCTAGTGTGCCGGCGCGCACCATGCGCGACGTTCTCTTCACGATGTGTGGACCGACCAGGCACCGCGATGCGAATGCGGCGAACGGTCGGCCATGAGAGTGCTCCTCGTCGCCGCGCTCTGCACCGTGGTGGCGGCGTGCGGCGGGACGCCCCCGCCCGCGGGCTCGCAGCGGCCGTCGTCGGTTCCGACGCCGGCACCGGTCGGCGCATCGCTGCAGAAACAGCCCATCGTCGGCCTGATCGACATGCAAGACATCTCGTGGCACGACGTCGAGGGCGGCGAACCGACGTTCACGACCACCAACGTCGAGCAGTTCCCGGGACTCTTCGGCGGAATCGTCATCAACGCGACCTGGGACCAAATGCAGCCGTCGGGCCAAGGCGGCCCGATCGTCACCACCCGGGTCGACGCCGCGCTGGCGCAGGTGCGCGCGTACAACGCGACCTTTCCGGCGACGCCGCTGGGCGTGAAGCTGCGCATCTACGCCGGCAGCAGCGCGCCGACGTGGGCCCAGCTGATCGGCGAGGCGCAGCCGATTCAGATCCAACGCAACGCCGGCGGCTGCTCGTCGGGCAACTGTCCGCTCACCATCGGGAAGTTCTGGGACCCGAGCTACATCGCCGCGTGGCGCACGTTCCAAGCGCAGGTGGCCGCGATCTACGACGACCATCCGCTGATCCGCCAAATCGCCGTCACCTCGTGCACCTCGCAGACCGACGAGCCGTTCGTTCCGACGTCGGACGCGACGTCGAAACGGAACATGAAAGCCGCCGGCTACACCGACGCCGCGTACCAGACGTGCTTGTCCGGCGCGACGACGGACTACGCGGCATGGCGGTCGACGCTGGTCGACTACACCTTCAATACGTTCGTGAGCATGCAAGTGCCGAGCCAAGGGACGAGTCCCGCCTTCACCCAGACGACCATGCAGGCGTGTGCGACCAACCTGGGCTCCCGCTGCGTCACCGACAACCACGCGTTGAGCGATCCGCTCAACGCGGACGACACGATCGTCTACGCGACGATGCCGGGGCTCGGCGTTCCGGTCAACTTCCAGACCCAGGCGCCGCGCGGGTTCGGCTGCCAGTGGACGGCCGTCATCGCACAAGGGATCGCGGTCGGCGCGAAAGCGATCGAGGTCTGGCCGGAGGCGCGCTACGAAGGCTTCGACGCGCTGACGGTCGCCGACGTCGCGTCGTTGACGGCGCAGTTCACGGCGCCGATCGCGGTACCGGCCGTGCCGAACCCGCTGCCGAGCGGCTGCACCGGCTTCGATCCGACGTCGTGAGCGCGGGGCGCCGCGATCAGCGGCGCCGCAGCACGCTCGCCGGTGGGTTGTTTCCCAACGCCGCGGCGATCGGTCCGGTCGTCGTCGAGCCGTTCACGGTGCCCCCGTAGTTGAATACCGCGGTCGCGTCGGCGCCGCCGGCCGTCGCCCCGTTGGCGGCGCCGCTGCCGGCCGCGCCGCCGACGGCCGCGTTATCGGCCGAGCCGCTGCCGGTGGTCGTGAGCGTGCCTGCGTACACGAAGATCGCGGGTCCGGCCGCGGCGCCGCCGCCGCCCCCGACGACGTCGGTCGTCCGCGCGCCGTCCGCGCCCATGCCGCCGGTGACGCCGGCGCCGAGCGAGCCGCCGGGCTGGTGCTGCCCGAAGTCCGCCGCGCCACCGCCGCCGGCACCACCCGCCGCCGAGCCGGTCGTCAGCGACCCGCCCGCGCCGCCGCCGCCGCCGAAGCCGCCGGCCGCGCCGAACTCTCCGTCCGAGCCGCCGCCCCCGCCGCCGCCGAACCCGCCCACGCCGCCCGCGCCGTTGGGGGCGCTTGCGCCGGGGGCGCCCCCGGCGTAGCCGGCGCCGCCGGGTTCGCCGCAGCTCAGTGCTGCGCACCCGCCGCCGCCGCCGCCGCCCGTGCCGCCGGCGCCACCCAAACCGCCGGTCGCCGCACTGGTGCCGTTGCCGCCGGTGCCGGTCACGCCGCCGCCGCCGCCGCCGCCACCGTCGCCGATCGTGTACGTGCCGGCCTCGCCGCCGTTGCCGCCCAGGCCGCCGCCCCCGCCACCACCACCGCCCGCCTCGGCGCTGCTGATCCCGGCCCCGCCGGTTCCGCCGATCGCCGTCGAGTTGTTGAAGTAGACGCTGCTCACGGTGACGTTCGCGGTCCGGATGAACAGGCCGGCGCCCGCGCCCAGACCGCCGCCGCCGCCTTCGGGATAGCCGGCCCCACCCGTGCCGCCTTGCGCCCGCGTGTTTTGGATCTCGAGCGCGTGGAGGAACACGGTGCCGCTGTCGGCCCAGAACGCGCGGTACGCGTTCGCTCCGTCGATGACGACATCGCCGTATACGTCTCCGTCGATCGATACGGTGCTGGTGATCGGCGGCAGCGCCGAGCCGAGCGTGATCGTGCACGGCGTCCCGCAGTTGAACGCGATCAGCTCGCCGCTCGCGGCGTTCGCGCCGTCGATCGCGGCGCGCAGGGTGCCGGCGCTCCCGTCGTCGGCCGTGCTGGTCACGACGTAGCCGCTGGCGACCGTGAACGGCTGCGGACCGCTGGTTCCGCCACTGGTCGTGACCATGACGTTCTGCGCGCCGGCCGCGGCGCCGGCCGCGACCGTGAAATCGACCGTCAGCGAGGTGCTGCTGGTGACGTTCGCGGTGCCGGCGGTGACGCCGCTCCCGCTCAGTTGCACGCTGGTGGCGCCCGCGATGAAGCCGACGCCGGTCAGCGTCTCGGTGACCGTTTGCCCGGGGAGATACGCGGGACTGCTCAACGACGTCAAGGTCGGGTTCACGCTCAGGGTCGCCGGCGACGGTGCGCCGCCCGCGATCGTCCCGCCGCTCACGCCGGCGGAGATCGTCGGCGCGGCGATCGTCGCGCCGTCGTACGAGAGCGTGATGCCGCTGGTCGGGGCGGTGAGGCTCGTCGTCGAGAGCATGGTATGACCGCTGGTGTCGCTGTCGCTCAAATGAATCGTGAGCGCGTCGCCGTTCGCGTCGGCGTAGTTGCCCGGACCGACGAGCAGGTTGTCGTCCTTGTCGTAGGCCTCGACCGAGACGCCGACCGTTCCCGGCGTGCCGGCGGTCTCCGCGGTCGGCGAGAGGGCGAGCACGACGTGGTCGACGACGCCGTCGAGGATCAGCGGCGTCGGATCGGCGTTGGCCTGACCGGCGATCATGGTGAGCGTCACGTCGGCGCCGGAGAGCGCGTTGCCGGCCGGCGTGCTCGGCGTCGGCGTGGTTTGCTGGGCGTCATAGGTGACGACTTGGAACACGTCGCTGCCGGCGACGGCCGGCGCGGTGACCGTGCACGTGAGCGGTGAGCCGCTGCAGTTCGGATTCGTGGAGGTCAGGTTGCTGGCGACCTCGCGCGGCGAGCCGGTGTAGGCGGTCCCGTTGACGGTGAGCAGCGTGATGACGATCGACTGCGTCGCCGGCGAGACGTACTTCGGTTTGCGCGCCGACGCGCTGCTCGCGCCGTGATTCGGGACGGTGATCGTGAACCGCGCGCTGGTCGGCGTGGCCGGGCCGGGCGTCGCGCTGGGCGGGCTCGCCGGCATCGCGGTTCGTCCCGTTCCGCCACCCGAGCAGCTCACCAAAGCAATGACGGCGACGAGAACAAACAGACGCGCGCGCATGAGCCTCACCCGGATCGAGAAGTGAACGTTGTCGCCCTTTTCCGTGCACGGTGGGCGGGTCGCCTGCACCGGGAACGCCACTCGCCTCACCGGGTGGACGAGTTCTGAACCATTGCCGGCGCCTATCGACCCGATAGGAAACGTGCTTTACCGCAGCTTTACAGACGAGTTTCGCTCGTGGTACGCTCGCTGGAACGAGCTAGTTCGCAGTGCCGCACTTTCGGTCGGGGTCAGTATGCCGGTCACGCGCTTCGATCACGTCAACATCCTCACCGTCGATATCGACGCCGCGCGCGACTTCTTCGTCGCGGTGCTCGGGTTGCAGCCCGGAGATCGCCCGCCGTTTCGATCGCCGGGCTACTGGCTCTACCAAGGTTCGCAAGCGCTGATCCACATCAGCGACGCGGGCAACCACGAGCAGACGCACCCGGAAGACATCGGCGCGGTCCGCACCGGCGGCCATCCGGCGGTCGATCACCTGGCTTTTCGCTGCGAGGGCTACGCGGATACGAAAGAGCGGTTGCGCCGGCTCGGGCTGGCCTTTCACGAGGCCGACGTGCCGTATGCGAACGACCGGCAGATTTTCGTCGACGGTCCCGACGGCGTGACCGTCGAGTTGCTTTTCACGCCGGCCGAAGTCGAGGCCGCCGGCGGAACGCTGCATGCGGGAGTGCGCTAGATGAAGACGGTGACGGCGAACCGATGGGTGCAGGCGGTGCTCGGCATCGTCTGCATGTTCATGATCGCGAACTTCCAGTTCGGGTGGACCGTGTTCGTCGACCCACTGATCAAGACCATGGGGTGGAAGCTGGCCGCGATCCAGCTCGCCTTCACGATCTTCGTGCTGGTCGAAACGTGGCTGGTCCCGTTCGAAGCGGCGCTGGTGGACCGCTTCGGGCCGCGCGTCATGGTGATGGGCGGCGGCGTGCTGGTCGCGCTGGGCTGGACCATCGACGGGACCGCGCACGCGCTGGTCGGGCTGTACGTCGGCGCGGTCGTGTGCGGGATCGGCGCCGGCATGATCTATGCGACCTGCGTCCCCAACGCGGTGAAGTGGTTCGCGAAGCACCGCGGCCTGGCGGTCGGCCTGACCGTCGCCGGGTTCGGCGCCGGCGCCGCCCTGACGGTGACGCCGCTGTACTACATGGTCGAGCGCGCCGGACCGTTTCCGACCTTCACGTTCTTCGGCATCGTGCAGGGCGCCGTCATCGTCGTCTGCGGTTTCTTCCTGGTTCGGCCGCCGGCCGCGGTCAGCATCGAAGAGCAGCGCCAAGTGCGCGTGCTGCAAGGCAACGGTGACGTTCCCCCGGCGCGCACGCTGCGCTCGCCCGTGTTCTGGCTGATGTACCTCTCGTTCACGCTGGTCGCGGCGGGCGGCCTGATGGGCGTCGCGCAGATCGCCCCGATCGCGAAGTCGTTCCACATCGGCAAGGCGCCGATCCACGTCGGGCTGTGGGTCGTCCCCACGCTGCTGCTGACGCTGCAGCTGAACAACATCGTCGGCGGGATCGCGCGGCCGCTGCTGGGCTGGGTGTCCGACTACGTCGGACGTGAGAAGACGCTCGCGATCGCCTTCACCGTCGAGGGGATCGGCGTGCTGGCCTTCAGCAAGTTCGGTCATACGCCGGTGTCGTTCGTGCTGCTCTCGGCAGTCGTGTTCTTCGCCTGGGGCGAGATCTACAGCATCTTCCCCTCGCTCGTGCGCGACCACTTCGGTCAGAAGTACGCGGCCACCAACTACGGGATGCTCTACACCGCCAAGGGCGTCGCGTCGTTCCTGGTCCCGATCTCGGCCGTCATCACGGCCGCGACCGGCAGCTGGACCGCGGCGCTCTACCTCGCCGCCGCGCTCAATCTCGTCGCCGCCGTGTGCGCCGCCGCGCTGTGGCCGCTGCGCAAGCGCGAGATCGCGCACACGCTGGTGCGCCAGCCCGACCCCATCACCGCCGCCAGTCAGGTGCTGGCGTCCTAACCGAGGAGCCTTCCCGTCCGATGTCCGCCACCGTTTCGCCCGACCCCGTCTCGTTGCGCATCCCGACCACGATGCGCGCCGCCGTGCTCGTCGAGCCCGGCGAGTTCCGCATCCTCGAGAAGCGCGTCCCCGAACCGGGCCCGGGCGAAGTGCTGGTCAAGGTCGCGATGTGCGGCACCTGCGGGACGGACTTGAAGATCATGCAGCACCCGTTCCCGCACCAGCCGCCGTTCGGCTCGTTCACTCCGGGCCACGAGTGGACGGGCACGGTCGTCGCGCTGGGTGACGCGGTCGACGAGTTCGCGGTCGGCGACCGGGTCGCGATCGAAGCGCACAGCGGCTGCGGGCGCTGCGCGAACTGCGTGGTCGGCGAGTACACCGCGTGCCTCAACTACGGCAACGTGCACAAGGGCCATCGCACCAGCGGCTTCACCGCCGACGGCGGCTTCGCCGAGTACGCGATCCATCACGCCAAAGCGCTCTACAAGATGCCGGCCAACGTGACGTGGGAAGACGCCGTGCTCGTCTCGACCGCGGGCACCGGGCTCTACGGGCTCGACGTCGCGGGCGGTTTCATCGTCGGCCAATCGGTCGTCGTCATCGGCCCCGGCCCGGTCGGCTTGATGACGGTGCAGCTGGCCAAGGCGCTGGGCGCCGGACAGGTGATCCTGGTCGGGACGCGCACCGGGCGGCTCGAGATGGGACTGCGCCTGGGCGCCGACGCGGTCGTCAGCTCGCGCGACGAGGATCCGGTCGCGGCGGTGCGCCGCCTGACCGACGGCATCGGCGCCGACGTCGTGATCGAAGCCTCCGGCGCGATGGACACGCCGCAGCAGTGCGTCGAGATGGTCAAGCTGGGCGGCAAGATCCTGTTCCTCGCGTTCTACAAGGACAAGGTCACCTTCGACCTGAGCCGCGCGATCCGGCAGGACGTCACCCTCTACACGACGCGCGGCGAAGGCGGCGCCAACGTCGGCCGCGCGCTCTCGCTGGCCGCGCAGGGAAAGATCAAAGGCGCCGAGCTGGTGACCCACCACTTCCCGCTCGAGGACATCATGGAGGGTTTCCGCGTCGTGCGCGAACGCGAAGGAGACCCGATCAAGGCGGTGTTCGTTCCGTAAGCCCGTGCCGACCGTCACCCTCGTGCATGCCGTCCTCCCGGCGCTCGCGCCGATGCGCGACGCGTTGGCCGAGGCGATCCCGAACGTGCAGATCCGCAATCTGCTCGATGAAGGCTTGAGCACCGAAGCCGAACGGCGCGGCGGCGTCGACCGCGCCTGCGTCGAGCGAATGCTGGCGCTGCTCGGGCTCGCGGTCGCGGCGCCGACCGACGCGATCCTGCTGACCTGCACCGCCTACTCGACGATGCTGCCGCAGGCGCGCCGGCGCTTCCCGGATACGCCGATGTTCGCGGTCGACCAGGTGATGGTCGAGACGGCGGTCGCGCGCGCGCGACGCATCGGCGTGCTGGCGACGTTCGCGGCCGGGCTCGAGCAACAGCGCGAGCTGCTCGCGCGTGAGGCCCGCGCGCAGGAGAAGACGATCGAGATCGTGCCGAGCCTGCACCCGCTGGCGATGGACGCGCTGCGGCGCGGCGAGCCGGCGGAACACGATCGGATCGTCCTCGACGCGCTGCCGTCGCTGCTTGCCCAGACCGACCTCGTGCTGCTCGCGCAGGCCAGCATGGCGCGCGTCGCGCCCCAGATACCGGCGGCGGATCGCGAGCGCGTGCTGAGCAGCCCACGCCTGGCCGCGCAGGCGCTGCGCGTGGCGCTGGGAGTCCCCGCGTGAAGCTGGCCTACATGATGACGACGCCGGAAGCGCAGCCGATGGCGCTGTGCTGGCACGGCGAGCCGGCGTACGTGATCGGTCGCATCGCCGAGATCGGCTACGCCGGCGTCGAGCTGCAGGTGCGCGATCCCGGCGCCTTCGACCACGCCGCGATCGCCGCGCTGGCGCGCAACGCCGGGATCGCGATCACCGGCGTGAGCACCGGCTCGATCGGTGCCAGCGACAAGCTGTTCTTGACGGCGGCCGACCCGGTCGTGCGGCGGCGCGCGATCGA
This DNA window, taken from Candidatus Sulfotelmatobacter sp., encodes the following:
- a CDS encoding VOC family protein, translating into MSPFSVHGGRVACTGNATRLTGWTSSEPLPAPIDPIGNVLYRSFTDEFRSWYARWNELVRSAALSVGVSMPVTRFDHVNILTVDIDAARDFFVAVLGLQPGDRPPFRSPGYWLYQGSQALIHISDAGNHEQTHPEDIGAVRTGGHPAVDHLAFRCEGYADTKERLRRLGLAFHEADVPYANDRQIFVDGPDGVTVELLFTPAEVEAAGGTLHAGVR
- the oxlT gene encoding oxalate/formate MFS antiporter, which produces MKTVTANRWVQAVLGIVCMFMIANFQFGWTVFVDPLIKTMGWKLAAIQLAFTIFVLVETWLVPFEAALVDRFGPRVMVMGGGVLVALGWTIDGTAHALVGLYVGAVVCGIGAGMIYATCVPNAVKWFAKHRGLAVGLTVAGFGAGAALTVTPLYYMVERAGPFPTFTFFGIVQGAVIVVCGFFLVRPPAAVSIEEQRQVRVLQGNGDVPPARTLRSPVFWLMYLSFTLVAAGGLMGVAQIAPIAKSFHIGKAPIHVGLWVVPTLLLTLQLNNIVGGIARPLLGWVSDYVGREKTLAIAFTVEGIGVLAFSKFGHTPVSFVLLSAVVFFAWGEIYSIFPSLVRDHFGQKYAATNYGMLYTAKGVASFLVPISAVITAATGSWTAALYLAAALNLVAAVCAAALWPLRKREIAHTLVRQPDPITAASQVLAS
- a CDS encoding aspartate/glutamate racemase family protein → MPTVTLVHAVLPALAPMRDALAEAIPNVQIRNLLDEGLSTEAERRGGVDRACVERMLALLGLAVAAPTDAILLTCTAYSTMLPQARRRFPDTPMFAVDQVMVETAVARARRIGVLATFAAGLEQQRELLAREARAQEKTIEIVPSLHPLAMDALRRGEPAEHDRIVLDALPSLLAQTDLVLLAQASMARVAPQIPAADRERVLSSPRLAAQALRVALGVPA
- a CDS encoding alcohol dehydrogenase catalytic domain-containing protein; the encoded protein is MSATVSPDPVSLRIPTTMRAAVLVEPGEFRILEKRVPEPGPGEVLVKVAMCGTCGTDLKIMQHPFPHQPPFGSFTPGHEWTGTVVALGDAVDEFAVGDRVAIEAHSGCGRCANCVVGEYTACLNYGNVHKGHRTSGFTADGGFAEYAIHHAKALYKMPANVTWEDAVLVSTAGTGLYGLDVAGGFIVGQSVVVIGPGPVGLMTVQLAKALGAGQVILVGTRTGRLEMGLRLGADAVVSSRDEDPVAAVRRLTDGIGADVVIEASGAMDTPQQCVEMVKLGGKILFLAFYKDKVTFDLSRAIRQDVTLYTTRGEGGANVGRALSLAAQGKIKGAELVTHHFPLEDIMEGFRVVREREGDPIKAVFVP